A genomic region of Chitinimonas arctica contains the following coding sequences:
- the rpoB gene encoding DNA-directed RNA polymerase subunit beta translates to MSYSFTEKKRIRKSFAKRANVLDVPYLLATQIDSYTEFLQLGVSVEQRTTSGLQAAFSSIFPISSHNGYAKLDFVSYQLGEPPFDVVECQQRGITFAAPLRARVRLTIFDRESSKPVVKEAKEQEVYMGEIPLMTSNGSFVINGTERVIVSQLHRSPGVFFEHDKGKTHSSGKLLFSARIIPYRGSWLDFEFDAKDLLYFRIDRRRKMPVTIMMRALGYTNEQMLAECYEFDTVRLSKDGVYIELVPERLKGEVAKFDILGSNGAVLVQKEKRITAKHIRDLQAAGVKELEVPTDSLVGRVLGANVVNPDTGEIVARANDEITEESLIKFELAKVTSLKLLFVNDLDQGAYISNTLRLDETADRQAARVAIYRMMRPGEPPTEDSVEALFNGLFFSEDRYDLSAVGRMKFNRRAYPDRMDEKTPGWQRRFAERVGPQGTTGAGVLNADDIVSVIGILLELRNGRGEIDDIDHLGNRRIRSVGELAENQFRAGLVRVERAVKERLSQAESENLMPHDLINAKPVSAAIKEFFGSSQLSQFMDQTNPLSEITHKRRVSALGPGGLTRERAGFEVRDVHPTHYGRVCPIETPEGPNIGLINSLAIYARTNEYGFLETPYRKVVDQQVTDEIEYLSAIEEGKYVIAQANAKLSDSNQLMDELVTCRERGETIVARPERVQFMDVAPNQIVSVAACLIPFLEHDDANRALMGANMQRQAVPCVRAQKPLVGTGIERTCAMDSGTAVKALRGGRVDYVDANRVVIRVNDDETSAGEVGVDIYNLTKYTRSNQNTNINQRPIVRVGDVIVGNDVIADGASTDLGELALGQNLLVAFMPWNGFNYEDSILISERVVADDRYTSIHIEELSVVARDTKLGPEEITRDISNLSERMLGRLDDAGIVYIGAEVEAGDVLVGKVTPKGETQLTPEEKLLRAIFGEKASDVKDTSLRVPSGMSGTVIDVQVFTREGIDRDKRAQSIIDDELKRFRLDLNDQLRIVDNDAFERLERLLIGKKVNGGPKRIAKGTELTREYLADLTRHDWFDIRLADEDVAKQLELMKENLAQKRAEFDLRFEDKKRKLTQGDELPPGVQKMVKVYVAVKRRLQPGDKMAGRHGNKGVVSKILPIEDLPHMADGTPVDIVLNPLGVPSRMNVGQILEVHLGWAAKGLGHRIDRMLNEEGAKTATRAAEMRKFLEEVYNTRGKPEALDELSDDEILALADNLRDGVPFATPVFDGAKEEDLMAMLELAYPADSEHTKRLGFNDSRTQLRLYDGRTGEAFERRVTVGYMHVLKLHHLVDDKMHARSTGPYSLVTQQPLGGKAQFGGQRFGEMEVWALEAYGAAYTLQEMLTVKSDDVNGRTKVYENIVKGDHKIDAGMPESFNVLVKEIRSLGIDIDLERF, encoded by the coding sequence ATGAGTTACTCGTTCACTGAGAAGAAACGCATTCGTAAAAGTTTTGCGAAGCGGGCGAACGTTTTGGACGTTCCTTATCTACTCGCCACCCAAATCGACTCCTACACGGAGTTTCTCCAACTGGGTGTGTCTGTGGAGCAGCGTACCACTAGCGGGCTGCAAGCTGCATTCTCCTCGATTTTTCCGATCTCCAGCCATAACGGCTACGCCAAGCTGGACTTTGTCAGCTATCAGCTGGGCGAGCCTCCGTTCGATGTTGTGGAGTGCCAGCAACGCGGCATCACCTTCGCCGCACCTTTGCGCGCGCGCGTACGCCTGACGATTTTCGATCGCGAATCGTCCAAGCCCGTGGTGAAGGAAGCCAAGGAACAAGAAGTCTACATGGGCGAAATTCCGCTCATGACCAGCAACGGTTCGTTCGTGATCAATGGCACCGAGCGTGTCATCGTGTCGCAGCTGCACCGTTCGCCAGGCGTGTTCTTCGAGCACGACAAGGGCAAGACCCACTCCTCCGGCAAGCTGCTGTTCTCCGCCCGTATCATTCCTTACCGCGGCTCCTGGCTGGACTTCGAGTTCGACGCCAAGGACCTGCTGTATTTCCGTATCGACCGCCGTCGCAAGATGCCGGTAACGATCATGATGCGCGCGCTCGGTTACACCAACGAACAGATGTTGGCCGAATGCTATGAGTTCGATACGGTTCGCCTGTCCAAGGACGGCGTCTATATCGAGTTGGTGCCGGAACGCCTGAAGGGCGAAGTCGCCAAGTTCGACATCCTGGGCAGCAACGGTGCGGTACTGGTGCAGAAGGAAAAGCGCATCACCGCCAAGCATATCCGTGATCTGCAAGCCGCCGGCGTCAAGGAACTGGAAGTGCCGACCGACTCGCTGGTCGGTCGCGTGCTGGGCGCCAACGTGGTCAACCCGGATACCGGCGAGATCGTGGCCCGTGCCAATGACGAGATCACCGAAGAGTCGCTGATCAAGTTCGAACTGGCGAAGGTGACTTCGCTGAAGCTGCTGTTCGTCAACGACCTGGATCAAGGCGCCTATATCTCCAACACCTTGCGCCTGGATGAAACCGCCGACCGTCAGGCCGCGCGCGTTGCCATCTATCGCATGATGCGTCCTGGCGAGCCGCCGACCGAAGACTCGGTCGAAGCACTGTTCAACGGGCTGTTCTTCTCGGAAGATCGCTACGATCTGTCGGCCGTGGGCCGTATGAAGTTCAACCGTCGGGCCTACCCTGACCGCATGGACGAAAAGACCCCGGGTTGGCAGCGCCGCTTTGCCGAGCGCGTGGGTCCGCAGGGCACCACCGGCGCCGGCGTGCTCAATGCCGACGATATCGTGTCGGTCATTGGTATCCTGCTTGAGCTGCGCAATGGCCGCGGCGAAATCGACGATATCGATCACCTGGGTAATCGTCGCATCCGTTCGGTCGGCGAATTGGCCGAGAACCAATTCCGCGCTGGCCTGGTGCGGGTTGAGCGCGCCGTCAAGGAACGTCTCTCGCAAGCCGAGAGCGAGAACCTGATGCCGCACGACCTGATCAATGCCAAGCCGGTCAGCGCCGCGATCAAGGAATTCTTTGGTTCCTCGCAGCTGTCGCAGTTCATGGACCAAACCAATCCGCTGTCGGAAATCACACACAAGCGCCGTGTATCGGCACTGGGACCAGGCGGTCTGACCCGTGAACGTGCCGGCTTCGAAGTCCGTGACGTGCACCCGACCCACTATGGTCGCGTCTGTCCGATCGAAACGCCGGAAGGCCCGAACATCGGCCTGATCAACTCGCTGGCCATCTACGCCCGTACCAATGAGTACGGCTTCCTGGAAACGCCTTATCGCAAGGTGGTCGACCAGCAGGTGACCGACGAGATCGAATACCTGTCGGCGATCGAGGAAGGCAAGTACGTTATTGCCCAGGCCAACGCCAAGCTGAGCGACAGCAACCAGCTGATGGACGAATTGGTTACCTGCCGCGAACGTGGCGAAACCATCGTGGCCCGGCCGGAGCGCGTGCAGTTCATGGACGTGGCGCCTAACCAGATCGTATCGGTTGCGGCTTGCCTGATTCCGTTCCTGGAGCACGATGACGCCAACCGAGCCTTGATGGGCGCCAACATGCAACGCCAGGCCGTGCCTTGCGTGCGTGCACAGAAGCCTTTGGTCGGTACCGGTATCGAACGTACGTGTGCCATGGACTCGGGTACCGCGGTCAAGGCCCTGCGTGGCGGCCGCGTCGATTACGTCGATGCCAACCGCGTGGTGATCCGCGTCAACGACGATGAAACCAGCGCCGGCGAAGTCGGTGTGGACATCTACAACCTGACCAAGTACACCCGTTCGAACCAGAACACCAATATCAACCAGCGTCCCATCGTCCGCGTGGGCGATGTGATCGTCGGCAACGACGTGATCGCCGACGGCGCCTCCACCGACCTGGGTGAATTGGCTTTGGGCCAGAACCTGCTGGTGGCGTTCATGCCATGGAACGGTTTCAACTACGAAGACTCGATCCTGATCTCGGAGCGCGTGGTGGCGGATGATCGCTACACCTCGATCCATATCGAGGAATTGAGCGTGGTTGCCCGTGATACCAAGCTGGGACCTGAAGAAATCACCCGCGACATCTCCAATCTGTCCGAGCGTATGCTGGGCCGTCTGGACGATGCCGGTATCGTTTATATCGGCGCGGAAGTCGAAGCCGGCGACGTACTGGTCGGTAAGGTCACGCCCAAGGGCGAAACCCAGCTGACGCCGGAAGAGAAGCTGCTGCGCGCCATCTTCGGCGAGAAGGCTTCCGACGTGAAGGACACCTCGCTGCGCGTGCCGTCGGGCATGAGCGGTACCGTCATCGACGTGCAGGTGTTCACCCGCGAAGGTATCGACCGCGACAAGCGCGCCCAGTCCATCATCGACGATGAACTCAAGCGTTTCCGCCTGGACCTGAACGACCAGTTGCGTATCGTGGACAACGACGCTTTCGAGCGTCTGGAGCGTCTGCTGATCGGCAAGAAGGTCAACGGCGGTCCGAAGCGTATCGCCAAGGGCACCGAGCTGACCCGCGAGTACCTGGCCGATCTGACCCGTCACGATTGGTTCGATATCCGCCTGGCCGACGAAGATGTCGCCAAGCAGCTGGAACTGATGAAGGAAAACCTGGCGCAGAAACGCGCCGAGTTCGACCTGCGTTTCGAAGACAAGAAGCGCAAGCTGACCCAGGGCGATGAATTGCCGCCGGGCGTGCAGAAGATGGTCAAGGTCTACGTTGCGGTGAAGCGTCGCCTGCAGCCAGGCGACAAGATGGCCGGCCGTCACGGTAACAAGGGTGTGGTTTCCAAGATTCTGCCGATCGAGGATCTGCCGCACATGGCGGACGGTACGCCGGTCGATATCGTGCTGAACCCGCTGGGCGTGCCTTCGCGGATGAACGTGGGTCAGATTCTGGAAGTCCACCTGGGTTGGGCTGCCAAGGGTCTGGGCCATCGCATCGATCGCATGCTGAACGAAGAAGGCGCCAAGACCGCCACGCGTGCCGCGGAAATGCGCAAATTCCTCGAAGAGGTCTACAACACACGTGGCAAGCCGGAAGCGCTAGATGAGCTGAGCGACGACGAGATCCTGGCCCTGGCCGACAATCTGCGCGATGGCGTGCCGTTCGCCACGCCGGTGTTCGACGGCGCCAAGGAAGAAGATCTGATGGCGATGCTGGAACTGGCCTACCCGGCCGATTCCGAGCACACCAAGCGGCTCGGCTTCAATGACTCCCGTACCCAGTTGCGCCTGTATGACGGCCGCACCGGCGAAGCTTTCGAGCGGCGCGTGACCGTGGGTTACATGCACGTGCTGAAGCTGCATCACCTGGTCGACGACAAGATGCACGCACGTTCGACCGGTCCTTACTCCCTGGTTACCCAGCAGCCGCTGGGTGGTAAGGCGCAGTTCGGTGGCCAGCGCTTCGGGGAAATGGAAGTGTGGGCGCTGGAAGCTTACGGCGCCGCGTATACGCTGCAGGAAATGCTGACGGTGAAGTCGGACGATGTGAACGGTCGGACCAAGGTCTACGAAAACATCGTCAAGGGCGACCACAAGATCGACGCCGGCATGCCGGAATCCTTCAATGTGCTGGTGAAGGAAATCCGTTCGCTGGGTATCGATATCGACCTGGAACGCTTCTAA
- the rplL gene encoding 50S ribosomal protein L7/L12 translates to MALTKEDILEAVAGLTVLELNDLVKAFEEKFGVSAAAVAVAGPATAAAAVEEKTEFDVILTGAGAQKVGVIKVVRELTGLGLKEAKDLVDGAPKSVKEGVSKADADAMVKKLVEAGATAEIK, encoded by the coding sequence ATGGCTCTGACCAAAGAAGACATCCTCGAAGCCGTTGCTGGCTTGACCGTTCTGGAACTGAATGACCTGGTGAAGGCATTCGAAGAGAAGTTCGGCGTTTCCGCTGCCGCTGTTGCTGTTGCTGGCCCTGCCACCGCTGCTGCCGCTGTTGAAGAAAAGACCGAATTCGACGTGATCCTGACCGGCGCCGGCGCGCAAAAGGTTGGCGTGATCAAGGTTGTGCGCGAACTGACGGGCCTGGGCCTGAAGGAAGCCAAGGATCTGGTTGACGGCGCTCCTAAGTCGGTCAAGGAAGGCGTTTCCAAGGCTGATGCTGACGCAATGGTCAAGAAGCTTGTCGAAGCTGGTGCTACCGCTGAGATCAAGTAA
- the rplJ gene encoding 50S ribosomal protein L10, with protein MSLNLDDKKAVVAEISAEVAKAQAIVVAEYRGIQVSAMTKLRADARSKGVYLRVLKNTLASRAVEGTPFADLSKHMVGPLVYGISADPVSAAKVLADFAKTNDKIVVKAGSYDGKTMNAAEVIQLASIPSREELLSKLLYVMQAPLAGFARGLAALAEKKQGGASAPAEAVAEADAA; from the coding sequence TTGAGTCTCAATCTCGACGATAAAAAGGCTGTAGTGGCTGAAATCTCCGCCGAAGTGGCGAAGGCTCAAGCCATTGTGGTGGCCGAATATCGTGGCATCCAAGTCAGTGCCATGACCAAGTTGCGTGCCGATGCTCGCAGCAAGGGCGTGTACCTGCGCGTGTTGAAGAACACGCTGGCCAGCCGCGCTGTTGAGGGCACCCCATTTGCCGATCTGTCCAAGCATATGGTCGGTCCGCTGGTATACGGCATTTCTGCCGATCCAGTTTCCGCCGCCAAGGTGCTCGCGGACTTTGCCAAGACCAACGACAAGATCGTGGTCAAGGCTGGTTCGTACGACGGCAAGACAATGAACGCTGCGGAAGTAATCCAGCTCGCTTCTATTCCAAGCCGCGAAGAACTGCTGTCCAAGCTGCTCTACGTTATGCAAGCCCCGCTTGCCGGCTTCGCCCGTGGCCTCGCCGCGCTGGCGGAAAAGAAGCAAGGTGGCGCGTCCGCCCCGGCCGAGGCAGTTGCCGAAGCCGACGCAGCTTAA
- the rplA gene encoding 50S ribosomal protein L1, whose translation MAKVSKRVAALKAKIDRNKFYSIDEALVLVKDGATAKFGESIDVAINLGVDARKSDQVVRGSVVLPKGTGKTVRVAVFAQGANAEAAKAAGADIVGFEDLAEQIKGGMMDFDVVIATPDAMRIVGQLGTILGPRGLMPNPKVGTVSANPGEAVRNAKAGQVQYRTDKNGIIHTTLGRASFDAADLKTNLTALIDALQKAKPASSKGVYFKKIALSSTMGPGVRIDAATVLAA comes from the coding sequence ATGGCTAAGGTTTCCAAGCGCGTCGCAGCTCTGAAGGCTAAGATCGACCGCAACAAGTTCTACTCCATCGACGAAGCCCTGGTGCTGGTCAAGGACGGCGCGACCGCCAAGTTCGGCGAGTCGATCGACGTTGCCATCAACCTGGGTGTTGATGCACGTAAGTCGGACCAGGTCGTTCGCGGTTCCGTCGTGTTGCCTAAGGGTACCGGCAAGACCGTTCGCGTTGCCGTGTTCGCACAAGGTGCCAACGCCGAAGCCGCCAAGGCCGCCGGCGCCGATATCGTCGGCTTCGAAGATCTGGCCGAACAGATCAAGGGCGGCATGATGGACTTCGACGTGGTGATCGCCACGCCGGACGCCATGCGTATCGTCGGTCAGCTGGGTACCATCCTCGGCCCGCGCGGCCTGATGCCTAACCCGAAGGTCGGCACCGTCAGCGCCAACCCTGGCGAAGCGGTTCGCAACGCCAAGGCCGGTCAGGTTCAGTACCGTACCGACAAGAACGGCATCATCCACACCACGCTTGGCCGCGCCAGCTTTGACGCCGCCGATCTGAAGACCAACCTGACCGCGCTGATCGACGCTTTGCAAAAAGCCAAGCCAGCTTCGTCCAAGGGTGTGTACTTCAAGAAGATCGCGCTTTCGAGCACGATGGGCCCTGGCGTGCGTATCGATGCCGCTACGGTGTTGGCCGCTTAA
- the rplK gene encoding 50S ribosomal protein L11, with amino-acid sequence MAKKIIGYIKLQVPAGKANPSPPIGPALGQRGLNIMEFCKAFNAQTQGVEPGLPIPVVITAFADKSFTFVMKTPPATILIKKAVGIQKGSPKPHSDKVGTITRAQLEEIAKTKSPDLTAADMDAAVRTIAGSARSMGLNVEGV; translated from the coding sequence ATGGCTAAGAAAATTATTGGCTATATCAAGCTGCAAGTGCCGGCTGGCAAGGCAAATCCTTCGCCACCCATCGGCCCTGCACTGGGTCAACGCGGCCTGAACATCATGGAATTCTGTAAGGCGTTCAACGCCCAGACCCAAGGCGTAGAGCCAGGTCTGCCGATTCCGGTGGTGATTACCGCTTTTGCGGACAAGTCCTTCACCTTCGTGATGAAGACCCCTCCGGCCACCATCCTGATCAAAAAGGCTGTTGGTATTCAAAAGGGTAGCCCTAAGCCGCATAGCGACAAGGTAGGCACGATCACCCGTGCTCAACTTGAAGAAATTGCCAAGACCAAATCGCCCGATCTGACGGCTGCCGATATGGACGCCGCCGTGCGCACTATCGCCGGTTCCGCGCGCTCGATGGGCCTGAATGTGGAGGGTGTGTAA
- the nusG gene encoding transcription termination/antitermination protein NusG, with protein sequence MRWYVVHAYSGFEKSVMKALKERIERSEMQHLFGQILVPVEEVMEIRNGTKALTERKFFPGYVLVEMEMTDETWHLVKNTSKVTGFIGGTGMRPTPISVKEVESIMQQMQEGVEKPKPKVLFDVGQVLRVTEGPFMDFNATVEDVNYDKSKLKVSVLIFGRATPVEVDFSQVEKI encoded by the coding sequence ATGCGTTGGTATGTGGTACACGCGTACTCGGGATTTGAAAAGAGCGTCATGAAGGCGCTCAAGGAGCGCATCGAGCGCTCCGAAATGCAGCACTTGTTCGGCCAGATCCTGGTTCCGGTCGAAGAGGTCATGGAAATTCGCAATGGCACCAAGGCGCTGACCGAGCGGAAATTCTTTCCCGGTTATGTCTTGGTCGAGATGGAAATGACCGATGAAACCTGGCACTTGGTGAAGAACACCTCCAAGGTCACCGGCTTCATCGGCGGGACCGGCATGCGTCCTACACCGATTTCGGTGAAGGAAGTCGAGTCCATCATGCAGCAGATGCAGGAAGGCGTCGAAAAGCCCAAGCCGAAGGTGCTGTTCGACGTTGGACAGGTTCTCCGCGTCACGGAAGGTCCTTTCATGGACTTCAACGCGACCGTCGAAGATGTCAACTACGACAAGAGCAAGCTCAAGGTGTCCGTGTTGATCTTCGGCCGGGCGACACCTGTCGAAGTGGATTTTTCTCAGGTCGAGAAGATTTAA
- the secE gene encoding preprotein translocase subunit SecE yields MENVDKLKLVGAFLLVAAGVAGFYLLPLDQQALRVVAVVAGVLLAATVIWFSAPGREFVDYARDSIKEAEKVVWPTRKETWQVTGVVFLFAFTLAIFMWAVDSGLAWLFYDVLLKRV; encoded by the coding sequence ATGGAAAATGTGGACAAATTGAAGCTGGTTGGGGCGTTCCTGCTGGTAGCGGCGGGTGTCGCCGGCTTCTACCTGCTGCCGCTGGATCAGCAGGCGTTGCGCGTGGTCGCCGTGGTAGCGGGTGTATTGCTGGCCGCGACGGTCATCTGGTTCTCGGCGCCGGGACGTGAATTCGTTGATTACGCCCGCGATTCCATCAAAGAGGCCGAGAAGGTTGTCTGGCCGACTCGGAAAGAGACCTGGCAGGTAACCGGCGTAGTGTTTCTGTTTGCCTTTACGCTGGCGATATTCATGTGGGCCGTCGATTCCGGCCTGGCCTGGTTGTTCTATGACGTGCTGTTGAAGCGCGTCTGA
- the tuf gene encoding elongation factor Tu, producing MAKEKFERTKPHVNVGTIGHVDHGKTTLTAAITTILSKKFGGEAKGYDQIDSAPEEKARGITINTAHVEYETENRHYAHVDCPGHADYVKNMITGAAQMDGAILVVSSADGPMPQTREHILLARQVGVPYIIVFMNKADMVDDAELLELVEMEVRELLSKYDFPGDDLPIIKGSALKALEGDQSEIGEPAILRLAEALDTYIPTPERAIDGAFLMPVEDVFSISGRGTVVTGRVERGIVKVGEEIEIIGIVPTVKTTCTGVEMFRKLLDQGQAGDNIGALLRGTKREDVQRGQVLAKPGSIKPHTKFEGSVYVLSKDEGGRHTPFFNGYRPQFYFRTTDVTGAMELPAGTEMVMPGDNVEVVVALIAPIAMEQGLRFAIREGGRTVGAGVVAKIIE from the coding sequence ATGGCAAAAGAGAAATTCGAGCGGACCAAGCCGCACGTAAACGTCGGTACGATTGGTCACGTCGACCATGGCAAGACTACGCTGACCGCTGCAATCACCACGATTCTGTCGAAGAAGTTCGGCGGCGAAGCCAAGGGCTACGACCAGATCGACAGCGCGCCTGAAGAAAAGGCCCGCGGTATCACGATCAACACCGCTCACGTTGAATACGAAACCGAAAACCGCCACTACGCCCACGTCGATTGCCCAGGCCACGCTGACTATGTGAAGAACATGATCACCGGCGCCGCGCAGATGGACGGCGCGATCCTGGTGGTGTCGTCGGCTGACGGTCCCATGCCGCAGACCCGTGAACACATCCTGTTGGCCCGCCAGGTTGGCGTGCCTTACATCATCGTGTTCATGAACAAGGCCGACATGGTCGACGATGCCGAGCTGCTCGAGCTGGTTGAAATGGAAGTGCGCGAGCTGCTGAGCAAGTACGATTTCCCCGGTGACGACCTGCCTATCATCAAGGGTTCGGCCCTGAAGGCACTGGAAGGCGACCAGTCGGAAATCGGCGAACCCGCCATTCTCCGTCTGGCCGAAGCGCTGGACACCTACATTCCTACTCCGGAACGTGCCATTGACGGTGCTTTCCTGATGCCGGTGGAAGACGTGTTCTCGATCTCGGGTCGTGGCACCGTGGTGACCGGTCGCGTCGAGCGCGGCATTGTGAAGGTTGGCGAAGAAATCGAAATCATCGGTATCGTACCGACGGTAAAGACGACTTGTACCGGCGTTGAAATGTTCCGCAAGCTGCTGGACCAAGGTCAGGCCGGCGACAACATCGGCGCGCTGCTGCGCGGCACCAAGCGTGAAGATGTGCAGCGCGGTCAAGTTCTGGCGAAGCCGGGCTCGATCAAGCCGCACACCAAGTTCGAAGGCAGCGTGTATGTGCTGTCCAAGGACGAAGGTGGCCGTCACACGCCATTCTTCAACGGCTACCGTCCACAGTTCTACTTCCGCACCACCGACGTGACCGGTGCGATGGAACTGCCGGCCGGCACCGAAATGGTGATGCCAGGTGACAATGTGGAAGTGGTTGTTGCGCTGATCGCTCCGATCGCCATGGAACAAGGCCTGCGCTTCGCGATCCGCGAAGGCGGCCGTACCGTTGGCGCCGGCGTTGTAGCCAAGATCATCGAGTAA
- a CDS encoding type II secretion system protein, translating into MPGRIRRNGFTLVEMAVALLVLGLIMGAVLAILPGQLQQQRARDTAHTLEAANEAIIGYALGTPPAGRPYLPCPDSDGDGLEDRAPGGGCLRTSGFLPWATLGLGRQDAWGHHLHYRVLAGYADPASGIGLALPASTHLKVCTTPDCRGAGPEYLHAIHVPALIVSGGENGYGTTDANGVAHAAPPPANVHERANLDGDTDYVWHEPRSAGNPGGEFDDMVNWISPGLLRNRLLAAGRLP; encoded by the coding sequence ATGCCTGGGCGCATTCGACGGAACGGTTTTACCCTGGTCGAGATGGCCGTCGCACTATTGGTTCTAGGCCTGATCATGGGCGCCGTGCTCGCCATCCTGCCCGGACAGCTGCAACAGCAACGCGCCAGGGACACCGCGCATACGCTGGAAGCCGCCAACGAAGCGATCATCGGCTATGCGCTTGGCACCCCGCCAGCCGGACGCCCCTACCTGCCCTGCCCCGATAGCGATGGCGATGGATTGGAAGACCGCGCACCGGGGGGCGGCTGTCTGCGCACCAGCGGATTCCTGCCCTGGGCAACGCTGGGCCTGGGCCGGCAGGATGCCTGGGGGCATCACCTTCACTACCGGGTGCTGGCCGGCTACGCCGACCCGGCAAGCGGCATCGGCCTCGCCTTGCCGGCCTCGACGCATCTAAAGGTCTGCACCACCCCGGATTGCCGTGGCGCCGGGCCGGAATATCTCCATGCCATCCATGTGCCGGCGCTTATCGTATCGGGCGGAGAAAACGGTTATGGCACCACCGACGCCAACGGTGTTGCCCATGCGGCGCCGCCGCCGGCCAATGTGCATGAGCGGGCCAACCTCGATGGCGATACCGATTACGTCTGGCACGAGCCCCGCTCCGCCGGCAATCCGGGCGGGGAATTCGACGACATGGTGAACTGGATCTCGCCCGGCTTGCTGCGAAACCGCTTGCTCGCCGCCGGCCGGCTACCTTGA